The genomic segment CCGCCCAATTTCAATAACAATACCGTTAAAAAAACAAGTTAGACAAAATAGAAAATACTCATTTTTTATAGGACTACGACAAGCCAAACAAAATAAAGCAATCAATGGCAAAATCACCATATGGGACAACATGTAAATACTAAGATGAGCTTTAAGCCATTGCCGTATCCCAAACTCCACACACATCAGAGTGAAATAGCCCCAAATTAAACAAAGATAAAAAACAAGTTTAGCTTGGAAAAAAGTAACCATTAATAACTGGCAAACTGCTATTAATATGCCTAGACATCCCAATTCATAACGAGTCACCAATCCTCGTGGTACAGCCCGATGGGGACGATATTGGCAATCATCTTCATAGTCCTTAAATTCATCCGCAATCCGCATTTGTAGAAAGCACCCAAAGGCAACAAAAAAAGCAACGCCCCATGCCCCCCAGAAATTTGCTGTCACATCACCCAATAAGTTGGGATAACTAATTGCTGAACCGCTAAAAATTGCGATTAAAAAACCATATTTAAAAATTGGGAATCTTTCTTTTTGATAAATCCACCAGCGATTTTTTAGAATATAGTTCTGACTGCGAGACGCGGCTTTAATCATCAGGCTATTGCTTTAAATATTTAAGTGATTGGAGTACTAGCAAGATAGGTAAACGCCATTTTAATATCTTTTTCTGTCCAGCCTGTCCACTTCAAACGATTGGTAATTTGACTATCGCTAGCTCCTTTATTACGGCTTTTTTTAATATATTGGGCGATCGCCAAAATATCATTACTAAGGACAGCGGTAGGTTCTGCTTCGACAGAAGTACTTTGCACAACAATTTCTGATGGGGGTACAAAAGATTTACGTTTCAAGGAATTGATCAAATAAAGTACCAGAAAACCCACTAGCCAGCTACAAGGAAACCACACAATAAGAGATAAACCTGCGGTACAAATAATTGAGGCCAAAACTAATGTGCCAGCACTTACCAAATCACCGACAGCAATTGCAACACCGAGATAAATAACCGTCATCCCAGTAAGTACACGATAGGTTTGAATATTTGAATTTTTCTTTGCCATTGTTTATCTCGATCAACTTAATAAAAATCACAATAGATCATTAGAAATAGCTTTAAATTCTGTTGTCAATAATGGTTTCCCAATAGCGAATAAAGGCAATAATTAATGCCATATAAAGGGGAATGGCAAAGGCTAGCTCAATCGGTACATTCAAAGCAGCTAGCTTAAAACCCATATATTCATGCACAACATTATCTGCATAAATCCGAAAATTATTATTAATGAGCCACGCTTCTAAGGGAATAGCGAAACCACTTGTTAAGCCAATGGCTAAAGCAAACCTTAAAGGCACAGGTTGATACGCAAAATACCGACCAATGACAGCAGCAGCAATCCCCACAATCAAAATCCACACAATAATCATTAGAAAACTAACGTCGTGAAAAATATATGACCAACTGGGAAATTTTTGATTAATTACCATCGGTTCGATCATTACTTCAAACAAGAAAATTGCCAAAAAAGCTAACAGAAAACTACGCACCCACTTACGATTTTTGAGGGGAATCAACGGCTCATCATCAATGAGAATAAAACTCCAATATTTATAAAAGCTAACTACTAATCCCATAAAGACTGGAATATAATATATTGCCTCAATGGGCACATCAAATAATGTTATGCCAGATAGTACAGCGAGCGTTTCATCGGCATAACCACGAATACCCAGTTGAACCACTAAAATCTCCAATGGAAATGAAATAAAAGTCAGTATGCCAAGGTAGATAGGAAAGCGATAAATATCCCGTAATTGTGGCAAAAACTTGTCTGTAATAATTACGACTGACACCACCAGACTTGTCCAACCAATGGTCAAAATCCAACTAACATCGCGATAAAGATAGGCAAATTTTCCCATGTGGTAGTTGTGCCACATCGGTCCTGTAAATAGTTCAAAAATCAGGATGCCAACACTCGCTAAAGCAAAGTGTAACCAAATTTTTTCTTTGATTTTACTGAGGACAAAATAAGCGGCGATCGCCGCAACCCCGACAAAAATTTCAAAGCCAATAATTGCCGTCGTTGGGGTTTTATCAAAATTACAATGGGCTAGATAAAAAAGCGGCTGAAGCAATAAAGCATGCGATAACATAGGTGACTTTCTCCTAGCTCAAGATCGGGTTAATGGTCGAGATTCTTGATGACTACCGCAGACATTTTCTGAGGTGCGATAATCAGCATCTTTAATTTTGCAGCCCCCCCATTTTGCCTGACAAAATTCCGGTAAAGTACTTAATCTTTGCCATATTTTCCACAGGGGCTCTTCTTTAATATTGCCGAATTTAGCATGGTTAAAATCGCAAGACATCATGTCGCCATAGGGGGACATATAAAAATAACTCGTGCCACAGGCGCAACCAACACTGCGATGACTTGTGCCGTAGGAATAGAAAGTAATACCGGGATATTCGTCGCGCTGGTTATAATATTTTGCTGCTTGGATCATGGCCTCAACCCAATCACCAGAATCAATCAAATCACTTCTTTTGTCATATCTTCCGGTGGGTAAAGCATCAAAAATCAAGACTTCATGGACACCAATTTTTTTGCCTAATTCAATCAGCGATCGCCACCCATCATTAAAATAAGATTCCGGTGTAATGGTGCAGGAAAAACCCACTGAAAATCCTAAATCTTTCGCCTTTTTTACCCCTTGAATAGCACGGGCAAATAGGCCTTCTTTGCCACGAAATTTGTCATGGTCTTTGGCATTTGCCGCATCAAGACTAATATAAATACTATCTAAACCCGCTTTTTTTAGTTCCTTTACCCTTTCTTCTAGATACCAACCATTGGTAAATAAAACAGTTGTTGATAGATCTTGATCGACAGATTTAATAATATCTGGTAAATCCTCTCGCATGAGCGGTTCGCCACCGACAAAATTAATCACAGAAACTCCTAATTCTTGGGAATCTTGAATAAATTTCTGGGATTCAGCCAAGGATAAAACGGCTCTTCCCGGCTCTTCTACCCCTTCAAAAAAACTACAGTGTTCACAGGTGGCATTACAAATATCATTAACCGCAAAACTCATCATATTGGGGAGATTACGATTTTGAATTGTTTTGTAGAGGGCGCGGGAAATAAAGTGGGCAGCGGGCTTACTAAATAATGCTGGTGTTGATAAAGAATAAACGGGGTAGCCGTTGCGAAAATGGATGATTTTATTGTGGTTTAAATAAATTTTGTAGAGAATAGAGACGAAGTCTACACTACAGTCGACGGCATGGGTTGCTAGAAACCACTGCAAACGTAGCTTTTTCCAGAATGAGGTTTCCTTTGCTAACACCATGTTGCTTTTCTCGGTTTTGATGGACAGAAATGTCTTGGGCTGCAATTCTTTTTTTTGCAAAAGTCTAGACTATTTCTATTTTGTGAATATCTGAATTTTAATAAGCTTGGTAGGTGATTTTCCCGGTTGTATTAGTTGTTTGGATTTGTTTATTTTTTGTGTTTTGTATTTACAGAAATCGATAAATATTTGTACTTTTTATTAAGTGTTGTTTGTGGATGGTTTCGAGAATACATGGGGGGCGATTTGTTCGGTAGTGGGGCGATCGCCGCCATGATGGCTAAATTCCCATGGATTTGTTGCAAAGCCTTAGCGAAACTTCCCGATCCCCATAGAATAAGACCAGTTTTGAGCCATTCTGTTACGGCACGAGGAGTAGAGAAATTTTATGGGCACGCTCGACTGGCTAATTGTTGCGGTTTATGGGGTCATTGTGATTGCCATTGGGCTCGCGGCAAGTGGTAAACAAAATAATACCGATGAATATTTTCGCGGGTCGCGGCAACTGCCTTGGTGGGCGGTGGGTCTGTCGATTATTGCCACATCTTTTTCGGCGGCTTCGCTCCTTGGTGGCCCCGGCCAAGGTTATGGCCATGGGTTTCTCTGGCTCCAACTGCAACTGGGTGATCTATTGGGTTATGGCCTAGTGATCGGGTTATTTTTGCCTTTTTTTGTTGGGTTAAATTTAACGACGGCCTACGAGTATCTCGAAAAACGTTTTGATGCGAAAACTCGTTCTCTCGGATCGTTTTGCTTTTTGCTGTTTGTTATTTCTCGATTGGGAGCGTTGTTATTTGGGGCATCTGTCGTTGTCTCTACGGTGACGGGTCTTGATTTGGCGATCGCCATTTTGATTGTGGGTATTTTTTCAATCGTCTACACGGTGACGGGTGGTATTACCGCTGTGGTCTGGACTGATGTGTTGCAGTTCGCCATGATTTTTGTCGGCATTGGTGCAGGCATTTGGGCGGCAATTAATGGCGTTGAAGGAGGTTTTGGCGCATTGTGGCAGGCGGCTGGCGAGGGGGACAAACTAGCCGTTGTCGATCTGTCTTGGGATCCGGACAATCTTTACTCTTTACCCACAGCTCTCTTTGGCTACGGTATTTTTGCCTTTGCGGTGGCGGGCACAAACCAACAATCTGTCCAACGCTATGTTTCCTGTGCCGATGTCCCGTCTGCTCGTAAAGCGATTTTGTTGGGGTGGTTTTCTGGGTTTATCGGCGTTGCCGCGACATTATTGCTCGGCGTTTTACTGTTTGGTTTTTATTCTCTCAATGCAGGTTTACCGGAAACGGTGGGCGGCGATGGTATTCTTCCTTTTTTCATTGTTAACCAAGTCCCTGTGGGAGCTTCCGGTTTTCTTGTCGCGGCAATTTTCGCAGCGGCCATGTCCTCCATTGACTCTGCTTTACATTCTGTTTCAACTTGTATGACCGTTGATTTTTATGATCGTTATTTTGCAAAAAACAGTAAATATGACTCTCTCACCGTCGCCAAATTTTTAATTATTGTCTGGGGCATTCTCGGTATCCTGTCGGCATTTTACGTTGCGTCTACAGAGCAGGATCTTTTACCTTTTCTCGTTACCTATTCCGCCATTTTTTTGGGGCCACTCCTCGGTATTTTCCTAATGGGTATTCTATTGCCTCGCGTCAATGCTAATGGGGCTTTCTATGGCACTGTGGCGGCGGTGATTTTAATTGTGATCGGTACAGAAATTGGCTGGTTAGGTAATCTGGGCATTTGGCGATCCGCCCTAACCATTCCCACTGCTGTTCTGCTTGGCTATGGTATTTCTCTCTTCGGTGGTACGCCATCGCGGCGATCGCTGGCAGGTTTAACGATATGGACTAAAGAGCCTGCTTTTAAACCCATTGGACGACCGGGTCTGGAAGATAATCGCGATAATGATGATGAATATGATTACTAATTCTGTTGGGACTGCGGGGCGATCGCCGCAATTCCTACGATGACAAGGGATTTCCTGAAAATCCTTGGTTTATCGTCAGGTGTAATCCGATATAATCTGCAAAGAAGTACAAATACCTGATTTTCAAATAAACGATATGGCACTTTTAACCACTGGAAAAGGCTTTGTTCGCACCGTAGAAAAATCCGGCGCCGTCGCAATTTACGCTCCCCTAGAAGGTGGTTATGAAGGTCGTTACATTCGCCGCCTGCGTTGTTCCGGCTATGAAGTCGTGAACCTGACTGCACGGGGTTTAGGCGATGTCGCGGCATACCTCACCGACTACCACGGTATCCGTCCCGCTCACCTCGGTAAAAAAGATATCGCAGGTAGTGGCGCGATGGTCGGTTTACGGGCTTATGTTCCCGGCATTGCCACCTATCAGCTAGAACATCTACCAAGCAATAGCAAAGGCATTATTCTCTGGATCATTGAAGGCTATGTTCTTTCTCGCCAAGAACAAGAGTATTTAGTCAGCCTCACCCGTGAAAATTCCCAAATCAAGGTTGTCATCGAAATGGGCGGCGATCGCGTCTTTAGCTTTAAGCCTTTGTCCGAAACACTCGTGTAAAAATCTTGCCTTGAGATTAATATCGACATCGACAACGATATTTCTGGTGTTTCTGAAAAAATAACCCTTAACCCCAATCACCTTTTACTAAATAGTAGAGGGTGATTTTTAATGGCAAGTTCTCCTCAGTCATGGGTAAATATGCAGTACGAAGCAAGCTTGAATTTTTTAGCCTAGTCCTATGGAATCCAATTTTTTAACGGCCGGCCGTCTTTCTTCCGCTGATTTTAAAAGGGTTGTAGTGGAGCCGAAAGCCGTCATTGTTGGTCTCATAGCCCAACTGGTTCTGTCGCCGTTAGTGGGTTTTGGCTTAGCGAATATTTTTCCAATGTGACATGGGAATTCAAGCTAGAGCCAACTGGGGACAGGCACGCTAATTGCGTGACCTTTTATGGAAACAGTGCTCCAGATAGCTGTGATTATACTTTTTCCCATCAGCATCGGTATGGCGCTAAAGGTTTATCAACCAAAATTTGCGGCGACCTGTGAAAAGGCGGTGAAGTGGTTATGTTTATTGTTCCTGACTCTAATGATTGTGGGGATTTTAGTCAGGGAACGGGCGAATGTGACGGTTTTTTTCTTGCAGGTTGGCTGGGTAACGCTGAGCTTGAATGTGGTCATGATGGCTTTAGGCTATGGTCTGGCGATCGCCGCGACATTAGCTCATACTCGTGCGAAATCGATTACGCTCCAAGTGGGTATCCAACATGGCACCCTCGCCATTGCGATCGCCAGCACACCAACCCTGCTCGACTCACAGACAATGGCAATTCCCGCTGCCATTTACGCTCTGATTATGTTTATCACCAGTGCGGCTTTTTGGGGGTTAAATCAGCGCATGTCAGAAACGAGTACACCATCCGGCTAGATGCGATGACAGCACAACACATGGTGCTTATCGTGGAGAACCACGCTTGACTTTATCTTGAGACAAGCAATATTGATTTAGCCTGAATTTAGCTTGAATAACTATTCTTTAAGCATCCAGAAACCAGAGAAGCGTTCATCGTCAGGGCTCGTTTGTACCGCGAGAAAATGAACACCTTGGGCTTGTTTTTTTGCCGTTTCAAAGTTTTTCGCTTCCTGCACAGTTCCCTTGTTTGGAAGATCTGCCACAATCCAGCTATCACTGACACCCGTTTCTAAGACCATACTGGGGCGAGGCTGTTCGAGCAGATGCAAAAATCCCAGCTCTAGACCAGACATCCATCCAGCGAGGGGAACAGCACGGGGGGAAAAAATGAGTAGTCCCGGAATTTGCGTTGTCGGCTCTAGATTGGTGAGGGGGAAGGGTTCACCAAAATCAATTTCCCAGTCGTCAAAATCTTCAAAGGCGGAGGCTTCGAGGGAAACGATCGCCCACTTGTCGCCTTTGTCGCCCCGCACAGCATCGGGTAGGGCGATCGCATTGAGGGTCGGATATTGGACTGAGGTGGTCTTTGCCGATTGCTCATCGTAGTTAGGGTGCTCAGGATAAACCTCTTGGGCACGTTGTTCGAGCCACTGCATCAGCGTATAGGCTCGGCGGGATGGGGAGGCCGGAATCCCTGCATCTTCACAGCCTTTGGAAATCATATTATTCATCTGACGACGAAAATAGCGAATCTTGCTTGGGCTAGTGCCAGATTCGGCGATCGCCTTTTGGATAGCATTTTTTAAAGTGATCGAGTTTACCTCTTTATTCGTGCAAAATTCACTGTAGCGAAATAGATCCGCCCCGCCTTGTTTGATGCTGGTGGGCGTTTCGCAAATGAGCACTTCCCATAGTTTTTTCTGATTGTCATCCAAAATTGGACGCGAATAAAAATCTAATTCCCAAATAGTCACAGCAAATCTCAACTACACAAAATAAGTCCTTATTGATTTTGCCCTATTGCCTTGTCTTTACACAATTTCCAGTTTTTGCCCAGGGCAACCTCCATCCACAAGATCCCTTATCTTATGGAGCAGGACTCTTCGCGCATTTCTGGGAGGCGATCGCCATGGCAACCTTTTTACGACCCCTAAGCTACAAATACCAATGGATTTACGATACGATTTCCCGTCTAGCCGCCCTAGCGGTGGGTGGCGAAACCCGTTTTCGTAACCTTGCCCTCAAAGGATTAATCGATCAGACATCCCAAAATCCTAAAATTCTTGATCTGTGCTGTGGCGCTGGACAAACAACAAAATTTCTCACCCAATATTCCCATCAAGTTACAGGTTTAGACATTTCACCCCTCGCCATTGAACGGGCAAAAAAAAACGTTCCAGAAGCAACATACATTGTCAGCCCTGCCGAAAAAATAACCCTACCCGACAATAACTTTGACATTGTCCACACCAGTGCCGCCCTCCATGAAATGACCCCCCAACAGCTCACCCAGATTTTTCAGCAAGTTTATCGCGTCCTCAAGCCCGGCGGTTTTTTCACATTCATTGACCTTCACCAGCCCACAAACCCCATTTTTATTCCCGGTTTGTACACCTTTATGTATCTGTTCGAGACCCATACCGCCTGGAAAATGATTCGTGCTGACCTAGGAAAACAGCTCACAGCAGCCGGATTTGAAATTTTTAAACAAGAACTTCATGCCGGCGGCAGTTTGCAAATCATCCAAAGTCAAAAACCCACTACATAGCCGCTAAAATAAACATTAAATTTACCCTGATCCCGTTGAATTGTTATGGCGCTTTTTAATCCCAGCTTGTTGGAACCAGACCTTATTTTAGGTCAGACAATTCTGCACCTCACCCCAGAAATTTTGCGTCGTAACAACATTAAAGGGTTGATCCTCGACGTTGACGAAACCCTTGTGCCCATGCGGCAACCCCACGCATCAGACGACTTGCTCCAATGGACAACGGAAATGAAGCGAACTGCCGATATTTGGCTCGTTAGCAATAACCTCAGCCAAAAACGAATCGGACGGATCGCTGAAATGCTCGATGCCCCCTATCTACTCGGCGCAAAAAAACCGTCCCGCACCAAACTCCGTAAGGCGATGGATGCAATGGATCTACGCCCTCAGCAAGTGGCCATGGTTGGCGATCGCCTCTTTACCGACGTACTCGCAGGCAACCGCCTAGGATTATTCACTATCTTGGTTGAGCCAATGGTAGATCCCCTCAAAGCCAACAAAAAATATCCAATTCACAATGCCGAAGTGTGGCTCTCAAAACTCCTTGGCGCTTCCCTTGATGGCATGAAACATAACTTTACAAAAAGTAATAAAAAAAAGTTATCCTAAATATAAAAAAAAGATTACAAAACACTAGTTTTGCTTCTATGTCAGGCATAATCATAATCACGAAATA from the [Limnothrix rosea] IAM M-220 genome contains:
- a CDS encoding radical SAM/SPASM domain-containing protein, with protein sequence MVLAKETSFWKKLRLQWFLATHAVDCSVDFVSILYKIYLNHNKIIHFRNGYPVYSLSTPALFSKPAAHFISRALYKTIQNRNLPNMMSFAVNDICNATCEHCSFFEGVEEPGRAVLSLAESQKFIQDSQELGVSVINFVGGEPLMREDLPDIIKSVDQDLSTTVLFTNGWYLEERVKELKKAGLDSIYISLDAANAKDHDKFRGKEGLFARAIQGVKKAKDLGFSVGFSCTITPESYFNDGWRSLIELGKKIGVHEVLIFDALPTGRYDKRSDLIDSGDWVEAMIQAAKYYNQRDEYPGITFYSYGTSHRSVGCACGTSYFYMSPYGDMMSCDFNHAKFGNIKEEPLWKIWQRLSTLPEFCQAKWGGCKIKDADYRTSENVCGSHQESRPLTRS
- a CDS encoding YqeG family HAD IIIA-type phosphatase, producing MALFNPSLLEPDLILGQTILHLTPEILRRNNIKGLILDVDETLVPMRQPHASDDLLQWTTEMKRTADIWLVSNNLSQKRIGRIAEMLDAPYLLGAKKPSRTKLRKAMDAMDLRPQQVAMVGDRLFTDVLAGNRLGLFTILVEPMVDPLKANKKYPIHNAEVWLSKLLGASLDGMKHNFTKSNKKKLS
- a CDS encoding Tab2/Atab2 family RNA-binding protein, which produces MTIWELDFYSRPILDDNQKKLWEVLICETPTSIKQGGADLFRYSEFCTNKEVNSITLKNAIQKAIAESGTSPSKIRYFRRQMNNMISKGCEDAGIPASPSRRAYTLMQWLEQRAQEVYPEHPNYDEQSAKTTSVQYPTLNAIALPDAVRGDKGDKWAIVSLEASAFEDFDDWEIDFGEPFPLTNLEPTTQIPGLLIFSPRAVPLAGWMSGLELGFLHLLEQPRPSMVLETGVSDSWIVADLPNKGTVQEAKNFETAKKQAQGVHFLAVQTSPDDERFSGFWMLKE
- a CDS encoding bile acid:sodium symporter family protein, whose translation is METVLQIAVIILFPISIGMALKVYQPKFAATCEKAVKWLCLLFLTLMIVGILVRERANVTVFFLQVGWVTLSLNVVMMALGYGLAIAATLAHTRAKSITLQVGIQHGTLAIAIASTPTLLDSQTMAIPAAIYALIMFITSAAFWGLNQRMSETSTPSG
- a CDS encoding UbiA family prenyltransferase, giving the protein MIKAASRSQNYILKNRWWIYQKERFPIFKYGFLIAIFSGSAISYPNLLGDVTANFWGAWGVAFFVAFGCFLQMRIADEFKDYEDDCQYRPHRAVPRGLVTRYELGCLGILIAVCQLLMVTFFQAKLVFYLCLIWGYFTLMCVEFGIRQWLKAHLSIYMLSHMVILPLIALFCLACRSPIKNEYFLFCLTCFFNGIVIEIGRKIRAPQDEKVGVETYSSIWQPKTATLTWLLAIFLTAIAAILSAGQINFVIPMAVILMPWILLAAGISYWFIKTLNRKSAKWLDRMAGMWTVILYFSLGLLPFYLQF
- a CDS encoding class I SAM-dependent methyltransferase, with protein sequence MATFLRPLSYKYQWIYDTISRLAALAVGGETRFRNLALKGLIDQTSQNPKILDLCCGAGQTTKFLTQYSHQVTGLDISPLAIERAKKNVPEATYIVSPAEKITLPDNNFDIVHTSAALHEMTPQQLTQIFQQVYRVLKPGGFFTFIDLHQPTNPIFIPGLYTFMYLFETHTAWKMIRADLGKQLTAAGFEIFKQELHAGGSLQIIQSQKPTT
- the ndhN gene encoding NAD(P)H-quinone oxidoreductase subunit N, which produces MALLTTGKGFVRTVEKSGAVAIYAPLEGGYEGRYIRRLRCSGYEVVNLTARGLGDVAAYLTDYHGIRPAHLGKKDIAGSGAMVGLRAYVPGIATYQLEHLPSNSKGIILWIIEGYVLSRQEQEYLVSLTRENSQIKVVIEMGGDRVFSFKPLSETLV
- a CDS encoding sodium:solute symporter family transporter, giving the protein MGTLDWLIVAVYGVIVIAIGLAASGKQNNTDEYFRGSRQLPWWAVGLSIIATSFSAASLLGGPGQGYGHGFLWLQLQLGDLLGYGLVIGLFLPFFVGLNLTTAYEYLEKRFDAKTRSLGSFCFLLFVISRLGALLFGASVVVSTVTGLDLAIAILIVGIFSIVYTVTGGITAVVWTDVLQFAMIFVGIGAGIWAAINGVEGGFGALWQAAGEGDKLAVVDLSWDPDNLYSLPTALFGYGIFAFAVAGTNQQSVQRYVSCADVPSARKAILLGWFSGFIGVAATLLLGVLLFGFYSLNAGLPETVGGDGILPFFIVNQVPVGASGFLVAAIFAAAMSSIDSALHSVSTCMTVDFYDRYFAKNSKYDSLTVAKFLIIVWGILGILSAFYVASTEQDLLPFLVTYSAIFLGPLLGIFLMGILLPRVNANGAFYGTVAAVILIVIGTEIGWLGNLGIWRSALTIPTAVLLGYGISLFGGTPSRRSLAGLTIWTKEPAFKPIGRPGLEDNRDNDDEYDY